In a single window of the Coffea eugenioides isolate CCC68of chromosome 3, Ceug_1.0, whole genome shotgun sequence genome:
- the LOC113765710 gene encoding 30S ribosomal protein S1, chloroplastic, whose amino-acid sequence MASLAQHFGGLKRPPLSTSLNTNSNNRCSTHCLVSPKQNHHQQQPRRGRVLVVAAAAGPVAVSNAQTRERMKLKEIFEDAYDRCRTAPMEGVAFTLENFHAALDKFDFDSEIGSRVKGTVFAVDANGALVDITAKSSAYLPVNQASIYRIKSVEEAGIVPGLCEEFEVIGEVEADDSLILSLRAIQYELAWERCRQLQAEDVVVKGKVTGANKGGVVALVEGLVGFVPFSQISTKSTAEELLEKEFPLKFVEVDEEQSRLILSNRKAMADSQAQLGIGSVVLGTVQSLKPYGAFIDIGGINGLLHVSQISHDRVSDIATVLQPGDTLKVMILSHDRERGRVSLSTKKLEPTPGDMIRNPKLVFEKAEEMAQTFRQRIAQAEAMARADMLRFQPESGLTLSSDGILGPLTSDLPAEGLDLSDIPPADDSS is encoded by the exons atGGCATCTTTGGCTCAACATTTTGGTGGGCTGAAACGCCCGCCGCTCTCCACGAGCCTCAACACTAATTCAAACAACCGCTGCTCTACCCATTGTCTCGTCTCACCCAAACAGAACCACCACCAGCAGCAGCCCAGAAGAGGACGAGTACTAGTTGTAGCAGCAGCTGCCGGACCAGTGGCTGTCTCCAACGCACAGACCAGAGAGCGGATGAAGCTCAAAGAAATTTTTGAAGACGCCTACGACAGGTGCCGCACTGCCCCTATGGAAGGTGTCGCCTTTACGCTCGAAAACTTCCACGCTGCCCTTGATAAGTTCGACTTCGATTCTGAAATTGGTAGCAGG GTCAAAGGAACAGTTTTTGCTGTAGATGCAAATGGAGCCCTTGTTGACATTACTGCAAAATCATCAGCCTACTTGCCTGTGAACCAGGCATCAATTTACAGGATAAAGAGTGTAGAAGAAGCTGGCATAGTGCCCGGTCTTTGTGAGGAATTTGAAGTCATTGGTGAGGTTGAAGCTGATGACAGTTTGATACTGAGCCTGCGTGCTATCCAGTACGAGCTAGCATGGGAAAGATGTAGACAGCTTCAAGCTGAAGATGTTGTTGTCAAGGGTAAG GTAACTGGTGCGAATAAAGGTGGAGTAGTGGCATTGGTTGAAGGCCTTGTTGGGTTTGTTCCCTTCTCGCAAATATCAACG AAATCAACTGCAGAGGAGCTTCTTGAGAAGGAGTTTCCACTTAAGTTTGTAGAGGTTGATGAAGAACAGTCGAGGCTCATCCTCAGCAATCGTAAGGCCATGGCTGACAGTCAAGCGCAGCTTGGAATTGGCTCTGTGGTTCTTGGAACTGTTCAGAGCTTGAAACCTTATGGTGCTTTTATTGACATAGGCGGGATCAATGGCCTTCTACATGTCAGTCAGATAAGTCACGATCGAGTCTCAGACATTGCAACAGTCCTTCAGCCTGGTGACACTCTAAAG GTGATGATACTAAGCCATGATCGCGAGAGAGGCAGAGTGAGCCTGTCTACAAAGAAGCTGGAGCCTACTCCTGGTGACATGATTCGTAATCCTAAGCTTGTCTTTGAGAAG GCTGAGGAAATGGCTCAAACATTCAGGCAGAGAATTGCACAAGCAGAAGCAATGGCTCGTGCTGATATGCTCAGATTCCAACCAGAG AGCGGACTGACTTTGAGCTCTGATGGGATCTTAGGACCGCTAACCTCCGACTTGCCTGCAGAGGGTCTGGATTTGAGTGATATCCCTCCCGCCGATGATTCATCATGA